The Leucobacter sp. UCMA 4100 genome window below encodes:
- the trpA gene encoding tryptophan synthase subunit alpha has product MSQVTNMIRTRRDDSRGALIGYLPVGFPDVATSIDAAEALVRGGVDIIEFGLPYSDPGMDGSVIQAATVEALKNGVKVADAFTAIEELTKRVDVPVVIMTYWNLVMSQGVEHFAERLKNAGGAGLITPDLIPDEAAEWISVSDQFELDRIFLAAPTSTEQRLERISELSRGFVYTVSTMGVTGTRTDVDHAARELVGRLRDVGCENSCVGLGISSGAQVREVLEYADGAIVGSALVKALAEGGVARVQQVAEELATGKLR; this is encoded by the coding sequence ATGAGCCAAGTCACGAACATGATTCGCACTCGCCGTGACGACTCGCGGGGTGCCCTCATCGGTTACCTGCCGGTCGGGTTTCCCGATGTGGCGACAAGCATCGATGCGGCAGAGGCTCTCGTGCGCGGAGGCGTCGACATTATTGAATTCGGCCTTCCATACTCAGACCCGGGCATGGATGGTTCTGTGATTCAGGCCGCCACCGTCGAGGCACTGAAAAACGGTGTCAAGGTCGCTGACGCGTTCACCGCGATCGAAGAACTCACGAAACGCGTTGACGTTCCGGTCGTCATCATGACGTACTGGAATCTCGTCATGAGCCAGGGCGTTGAACACTTCGCCGAGCGTCTCAAGAACGCGGGTGGCGCGGGCCTCATCACTCCAGACCTCATTCCCGACGAGGCAGCTGAGTGGATCAGCGTCTCTGATCAGTTCGAACTGGATCGCATTTTTCTCGCGGCCCCGACCTCGACCGAGCAGCGTCTTGAGCGTATTAGCGAACTGAGCCGTGGCTTTGTCTACACGGTCTCGACCATGGGCGTCACGGGTACTCGAACCGACGTCGACCATGCAGCGCGTGAGCTTGTCGGCAGGCTTCGTGACGTGGGCTGTGAGAACAGCTGCGTTGGCCTCGGCATTTCGTCGGGAGCCCAGGTGCGCGAGGTGCTTGAGTACGCCGACGGCGCCATTGTGGGCTCTGCGCTCGTAAAGGCCCTCGCCGAGGGCGGGGTAGCGCGCGTGCAACAGGTCGCTGAAGAACTCGCGACCGGAAAACTCCGCTAG